One stretch of Streptomyces sp. NBC_01363 DNA includes these proteins:
- a CDS encoding YidC/Oxa1 family membrane protein insertase — translation MSVFMSAFAGLVGALADALHPLFQTASTAAAIVLFTALVRLAVHPLSRAAARGQKARTRLQPQIAELRKKHGKNPERMQKALMELHKEEKVSPLSGCLPSLLQMPAFFLLYHLFSSQRIGGDPNELLGHQLFGAPLGERWQDALAHGGLFGAQGMVYLGLFAIVAVVATFNFRRTKRQMAANPVTPAAGPDGQPVPGMGAMTKLMPLMSFATLFTVSVVPLAAALYVVTSTTWTAIERAALYRDMPAAGTAMATAA, via the coding sequence ATGTCCGTCTTCATGTCCGCATTCGCCGGCCTGGTCGGCGCGCTGGCCGACGCGCTGCACCCGCTCTTCCAGACCGCGTCCACCGCCGCCGCCATCGTGCTGTTCACCGCACTCGTACGGCTCGCCGTGCACCCCCTGTCGCGGGCCGCGGCGCGGGGGCAGAAGGCCCGCACCCGGCTCCAGCCGCAGATCGCCGAACTGCGCAAGAAGCACGGCAAGAACCCCGAGCGCATGCAGAAGGCGCTCATGGAACTGCACAAGGAGGAGAAGGTCTCGCCGCTCTCCGGCTGCCTGCCCAGCCTGTTGCAGATGCCCGCCTTCTTCCTGCTCTACCACCTCTTCTCCAGCCAGAGGATCGGCGGCGACCCCAACGAGCTGCTCGGCCACCAGCTCTTCGGCGCACCGCTCGGCGAGCGCTGGCAGGACGCGCTCGCGCACGGCGGGCTGTTCGGCGCGCAGGGCATGGTCTATCTCGGCCTGTTCGCGATCGTCGCCGTCGTGGCCACGTTCAACTTCCGGCGTACGAAGCGGCAGATGGCCGCCAACCCCGTCACCCCGGCCGCCGGCCCCGACGGACAGCCGGTGCCCGGCATGGGCGCGATGACGAAGCTGATGCCGCTGATGTCCTTCGCCACCCTCTTCACCGTGTCCGTCGTACCGCTCGCAGCCGCGCTGTACGTCGTCACGAGCACCACCTGGACCGCGATCGAGCGGGCCGCCCTCTACCGCGACATGCCGGCCGCCGGAACCGCCATGGCCACCGCGGCGTGA
- a CDS encoding fumarylacetoacetate hydrolase family protein: MKLLRVGTAGAERPALLDESGTLRDLSGVVTDIDSALLADEPALARVRAAATAPGELPELDAEGLRVGPPLARIGKIVCIGLNYHDHATETGAAIPTEPILFFKAPDTVVGPDDTVLVPRGSVKTDWEVELAVVIGRTARYLESAEEGLAHVAGYATAHDVSEREFQIERGGTWDKGKNCETFNPLGPWLVTADEIADPQALPLKLWVNGELKQDGTTADQIFPVGEVVRYLSHFMTLYPGDVINTGTPAGVALGQPEPKPYLRAGDVVELEIAGLGRQRQELKDA, from the coding sequence TTGAAGCTGCTTCGTGTGGGTACGGCAGGCGCGGAACGACCGGCGCTGCTGGATGAGAGCGGAACCCTGCGCGACCTGTCGGGAGTCGTCACCGACATCGACAGCGCCCTGCTCGCCGACGAGCCGGCGCTCGCCCGGGTACGGGCCGCCGCGACCGCGCCCGGCGAGCTGCCCGAGCTCGACGCCGAGGGGCTGCGGGTCGGGCCGCCGCTCGCTCGGATCGGCAAGATCGTGTGCATCGGGCTGAACTACCACGACCACGCCACCGAGACCGGTGCGGCGATCCCCACCGAGCCGATCCTGTTCTTCAAGGCGCCGGACACCGTCGTCGGGCCCGACGACACGGTGCTGGTGCCGCGCGGCAGCGTCAAGACCGACTGGGAGGTCGAGCTCGCGGTCGTCATCGGGCGCACCGCCCGCTACCTGGAATCCGCCGAGGAGGGGCTGGCGCACGTCGCCGGATACGCGACCGCGCACGACGTCTCCGAGCGCGAGTTCCAGATCGAGCGCGGGGGCACCTGGGACAAGGGCAAGAACTGCGAGACGTTCAACCCGCTGGGGCCGTGGCTGGTGACGGCGGACGAGATCGCCGACCCGCAGGCGCTGCCGCTGAAGCTCTGGGTCAACGGTGAGCTGAAGCAGGACGGCACGACGGCCGACCAGATCTTCCCGGTGGGCGAGGTGGTCCGGTACCTGAGCCACTTCATGACGCTGTACCCGGGCGATGTGATCAACACCGGGACGCCAGCCGGGGTCGCCCTCGGCCAACCCGAGCCCAAGCCGTATCTGCGGGCCGGGGACGTCGTGGAGCTGGAGATCGCCGGGCTGGGGCGGCAGCGGCAGGAGCTCAAGGACGCGTAG
- a CDS encoding heme-degrading domain-containing protein encodes MSPDAPTISELIAQERRLTLPHFGYDDAYALGHLLVSMARKRHAPVAIDIRRGAQQMFHAALPGSSADNDAWIDRKRKVVERYGESSYLVGMRFRAKGTTFDDSSRLNPSVYAAHGGSFPIAVEGAGVIGSVTVSGLPQAEDHAMVVEALEQFATTLDA; translated from the coding sequence TCCGACCATCTCCGAGCTCATCGCCCAGGAGCGCCGACTGACGCTGCCGCATTTCGGCTACGACGACGCGTACGCGCTCGGTCACCTGCTCGTCTCGATGGCCCGGAAACGGCACGCCCCGGTCGCGATCGACATCCGCCGCGGCGCACAGCAGATGTTCCATGCCGCGCTGCCGGGGTCGAGCGCGGACAACGACGCCTGGATCGACCGCAAGCGCAAGGTCGTGGAACGGTACGGCGAGAGTTCGTACCTGGTCGGAATGCGGTTCCGGGCGAAGGGGACGACCTTCGACGACTCCTCGCGGCTGAACCCGAGCGTCTATGCCGCGCACGGCGGCTCGTTCCCCATCGCGGTCGAGGGCGCGGGCGTGATCGGCTCGGTCACGGTCTCGGGCCTGCCCCAGGCGGAGGACCACGCCATGGTGGTCGAGGCGCTGGAGCAGTTCGCGACGACGCTCGACGCGTAG